From the Hevea brasiliensis isolate MT/VB/25A 57/8 chromosome 13, ASM3005281v1, whole genome shotgun sequence genome, the window TGAGGAAGGCAAGTTAAGAGACGATTTCGGATGCAATGCCCAAGCCAGTAGCTCCTCTCCGCAAAAATCCCCAGGTATCAAAGTAATTGAGTTGAAGAAACCAGTTCGGCCTCCATTGGTAGTAGAACTCTCCAGTCTGCCTCTGATAACAAATAGCATTTCTGTTACAGGGTCACCCTCACGTACAATATAGGTGCCTGCAGTGCTAAGAGAAGAAACCAGACGCTCACATATTGCATCAAGCAACTGATCATCCATCTGTGAGAAGAAAGGGACCTGCAAATGAGAATCCAATCGGCTGTTATTCTAACAGAGGTAAACTTAATgagaatatatcacaatattaagACATATCAACATCCATTACTTTAAATATTAATCTCAATAAGATGCCTTATAGGGTAACTGCTTTTTCCCCAGTTTATTTTTGCTCAACTTCTTAAACAAAGGATGGGATTTCTTTCAATTCATCAAAGATGGTTATTGAAAATGAGGTTCCACTAGATGAGCACAACTGAGTGCTGGGACTCCAAGGAAGGTTTACAATGACCCTTGATCATATATATCAGGCTCACAACTGACTAATACAACCGAAGAAACCTTTACTCGGTATAAGCTTGTTTAGATAGTCTACATCTTCGAAGTCCAGAAATGCAATTTCATATCTTCATAGCTGAATGTCGTATATTTCAACAAGTATGACCGGAACATAAACAGATAAAAgttatttcatttcaagaatataaaatatatgaactAAACATACACGTAGAACAAGGTCCAAGCATAAGTGGCGCTGGATATCACGCCGAAGATCAGCAGGTAAACCACCCAGGATAGATTCTTCATGTACTCCTCGAGTTGCAAGCCACTTATATTGAACAAAACGTCTAACCTGCCTTTTCAGATCTTCAGGGAGTTGGCGATGCCTCATCCACTCCTCAGTATCTCTTCGCTTAAGCCTCCACTCCTCAAGTCTCACGGTAAGGGACTGAAGGTATGTCTACCTCATAAACAAATGTTAAACCATTAAACAATATAGATACACTAACAATTACAAAAAGCATCACTCAAACATGGTCCAACCAAACCTAGGAATAAAATTCTAGGCACAATCTTATCATATAGCACTTCTATGAGAAACAATATATCCCGGCACCAAGGCCCCTTAATATATTGATTGCAAGCCCAAGACATTTAAAGGGCAATATCACTTTTCCAGCATCAGGAAATGGCCATTGAAAGTAACAAGCATAATATAGCGCAGTTCAATGTTAACCGTTTTTGCTTCTTCAAATGTTTAGTGAAGAATGCATCATCAGAACATTCGAACTCGTACTCATGAGTATGAAGAAAGGGAATAGAAAAAGGATCAGCCATTTGGTTGCAAGACGCAAGAAACAAATTTTTAGTACTAAGCTTCTTATTTTCAGGAACAGACATCACATAAAGTGTCAACTGCCAAAAGTAAATATCTTGACAATGTGATAGCACAGTTCTGAGGGTTAGGGAGGGAGGGAGGGGGGGCGGGGTGGTGGAAGGAGATTATAGTGTCCACAAAAACAGTCTAGACTTGCAATGCATCAGGTATAAGTCCTGGGAATGCATAAACATGTTAAACCAATAAATTAGGGGCAAGGTTTTTCAATTGACTCAACTATGGTTGGAGAAACTAGAGCATATTTTTCAATGTGTAGCATGACGGTACAAATTGGTGGAGGAGAACTAGGAAACTGATAAACTTTCAGTAAAAACCTACAACTGAAAACACAACGAAATAGATGCTTCAATTTATTTCAAACCAAGAGAGTAAGAAAGCACAATAAAAATAGGATGATGAAACCTGAGTAAAACATTTTCCAGTACCTGCATATTGCCAATCAAGTGGGCAAAGAGAACAAGACCCAAGATGGAAATGAGAAtggcaaatgatgtctcaccaatatATGTGCTAGTCGACAAATTCTGCCCATATGAACTGAAAATAAGAAAATGAAATACATGAAATTTTCATTACCTCACTTAGATGGCATAGAAACTCCTTTCTTTTCAAGAACTTAGAGAGCAAATACAGAAAGCAGTCATTCAAATGACAATAGACTAGTATTGCTCTTTAAAGAATTCACATTAACAGGGCCATTAGTGCATATATCAATATTAGTTAGAATAAAGTAAGATTCGAAATCTTATCTATTATTctgataataaaataatattagatTATTATTctgttaataaataatattagatCAGTTTTACATTTAGAATTTATATTATCATAATTGAGACCATGTAGTGATAGCACAAAATCTTACCCAGTGGTCCTAACATGCAGTTTAAAAGGCTAAAAACCATTAAAGAGCTCCTGAACTATACATGTTTTGCCATTGAGCCCTTGACCTGAATGTGTTCTACCAAGCTTCCTTCAACTTCTTGATTTGTTTCTATTCTCCTATTTGAGTAccaataattaaaaaagaaaaagaaaaaaaaatttgataaatACCTGGCTAGAAGTCCAAGTTATGAAGGAAATCCATAAAAGAATGCACAAATGTATTTATTATAAGCTAACGTgaggaaaaagaaaattaaaagttaaCTTATTATATTGTTTTcacctttttttttataattttagtcaacaTACTTGGTGAATAACCACTCACATTTAATGGCAAGATCAGTGAACATGTTTAACGTTCATCAAGTTGGTCCTCAATAGGACCAAACAGGGGAGTTGAGAACGCAATAAATATTTCAAGGGCTCTCTAATGGTTTTTGCCTAGTTAAAACATAGAGAAATCAAACATGAAAAGAATGTAAGATGGAAATTAAATAGGAAAGGTGATTCTGAATTGCGATACATGTAAATAGTGAAGATACCTTAGTTGCTGTAAGCCCCACCACAAGCAGTAGAAATACTTTTCAATGAAGTTAGAGGAGACAACCTTTTTTGACACTGCATCTTCAAATATACCATAATCGAAATTATTATTGCTTGGATCACAGTTCTTGAAAACACTTGTGCTATTTGCCCATGTCTTGCGATCACCATGGTTAAAGGTATCACAATCTAAATAACTTAGGAAACATTTGATAGGATCATTTTCCTCTCTACAATTTGATTTCCAGCAAGATTTATACCTATCAACAGATAGCAAATACCATGCTGCTCCTAAAACCTAGATTAaggaaaaaagaaattcaaaatgGCAGAAAAACCAAGTACAAGTATAAGAATATAAATGCAAAACTTACATGGCTTGCCAACATGTACAGTAGCAAATTATATACAGCCCCTGCCCAAGCTGTTCTTGTGACTACTCCAGCTGCTTTAATGATTTCAGAACTCAAAGGAAAAATTAGATATAATCTGGGAATATATTGTAGCAGAACAATTAATGCAAGTGCATTGTTCTTATGATCAGTTGTTCGACTTCTTGCTGCTGGTATGATAAACCAGATTACAATCTGCATAAGAGTTCAGTTAATTCAAATATCATTTTTTGCTTGGTATAATTATAATACAGTCTCTAGAAAAATATCAATATTCCCAGCATAACAGATAAGATAGATTGGAGGAAAATGATTTATCAATTCACCTTCTTCAAGTTATCAAGACCAGATTTCTATTTCAGAAACAAGCAATCCATGCTACTAGTGGCTGGTAAACAATACAAATGGATGATTCTTTTCTAGCACgccctctctatctctctctcaatTCATCAAGAATTTTATTTCAGAAACAAGCAATCCATGCTACTAGTGGCTGGTAAACAATACAGATGGATGATTCTTTTCTAGCacgccctctctctctctctctctctctctctctctctctctctctctctattcatCAAGAATTTTATTTCAGAAACAAGCAATTCATACTACTTGTGGACAGTAAACAATACAGAAGATTGATTCTTTTCTAGCACTTCCTTTGAACTCCTCATAAAGAGACATTTTCTctcaataaattttcttatgagagagaagaggcagagagaGTTTGGATGTAAGCAGGGCATGGACTTCGAGTGCCAAAAATTGTGATATCTGTGTCATAGCAGATTTCTCTTTATTTCTACAAAGACAACGGATAGAGATCATATCCTTTACcttcgtgtgtgtgtgtgtgtgttttcaaTATATTTTTCTGTCTGCCTGTGCATTTCAAGGCTGGAGTTGTAGCTCTACTAGTGTGCCCTTCATTAGAACCTTTAGCTATAGTCAAGTAGCCAGCAGACCAGCATAGACTCAGGAACAGTATCAAAAAGAGAAATTAATAGAAACTAAAATATAAATGGATAGAAGCTAGCTACAATTAGCATCCAAGCCCTCATGGTGAGCTATCATTGTTAGAGACGGCCTACAACTCCAAATTCATTATCTAGTTTACTTTGTCAGCCAAACAAATTGAATTAATGATAAACTAGGATATGAAACATGCATAAACTGAAAAATATAAAAACCGATTATGATAAAAAATATTACCTGAGGTAGAGGCAGTGTGGCAATAAGATCAATGAAGAAGTCAGATCTAATATATCTCCAAGCAATCTTCTTTGGATCCATAACAAGTTCGCCCCTCCCAAAGACACGAGTGTTTGGAGCAACATAAGCAGTCCTGAACTTTATAATCATGTGCAACAAATAAAAAAGATCTGCAACAGTCCGAAAAAATGTTACAACTATTCGCAATTTTGAGTCACCATTGACACATAAAGATTCTTCATCCCCTCCAACAATAGGCAAGTAAAAGTACAGTGGATCAACAAAAAGTGCCAGCAAGCATGAGACAAGGAAAATTCTGTTCCATCGCAGCACAATATCGCTTCCTGGATCAAGCATCCTATGATGCCATGATGCATGGTCTGCTGGAAAAACCTTGGACCTCCCAACTTTGCTACTCTCTGTTAATCTATTTCTACCACCCATCATCCCATTGTCTGCTTTTAGCAATGACGACGAAACTTTGTCTGCAGAAGACATCTCTGGGTGTACAAGATCATTTTTTCCCCATGATGTTTCTCTATATTGTTTTCCATCAGAATAAAACCTACAAATTATCAAGCCAACTATATTAGAAGATAACTCCAAATTACTGGATACACtcccataaatttttttttttcctaggaACAAAAATAAACTTCACAAGGGGTATTCCTTTACAAACCTAAGTGAAAGATAATACTATTAATTTACCATTTAAAATATGAAAGCTTGGCCACCAAAATTACTAAATGGACCAGCAAACAAGCACTAGATTTTAAAGGGTATTGCAGAATATCCaaaattttctctcatttttcaacaATTACCGATTAAACAAAGAATCTGGTTTGTCGTCAATGTAAAATCTAAAAGGAAACGAAACCCAGAAACCCGTTTATAAGAATGATGTCATATCTATCtacaaataaccaagaaaataaacCCTCCTCTACGCAAGAGTGGTACAACCCTATAACAGAACAGCAATTTAAGTTTCCAGCAACCAGACAACGCATTCAAACAAGAACTAATTCCACTCCAGTTTCCATGTAAATGGCAATTAAAGGAGAACCCAGAACAAGATCAGATAGAATCAAGAAGTTGGAATAACAAAAAAACAAAAGTGAAAAGAGAGACTTACCTTACAAGTTTACCCTTCTTCGACTCCATTGCCTAGAACAAGGTTGAAGCTATAAATCTGATCTTATAAATCTGATCTTTCCAAGACCATAACAGAACCAAAAAAAGCTGTTAAAAATGTGAGTTGAATTACAGTGTAAGATTCAGAGTTGAGAGTGAGGAATCAGGAGAGAGCCTATGCAATTTTTGTCTATGAGATGAACCTAGAAAGCTGTGACCATTAGTCAACCTTTTTTTTTGACCATTGACACACCTAAGTCCCCAAAgacaatttttctttttatttattttattttattttatgacaCAAACCAGAGTATGACCGCATGAGACTTATTACATTAGTCGGTCGTAGTGGGTTGTCTGGTGGAATTAATAAAGGAAGCAGAAGGGAATATTATCacaattttttc encodes:
- the LOC131171877 gene encoding cyclic nucleotide-gated ion channel 17-like, with amino-acid sequence MESKKGKLVRFYSDGKQYRETSWGKNDLVHPEMSSADKVSSSLLKADNGMMGGRNRLTESSKVGRSKVFPADHASWHHRMLDPGSDIVLRWNRIFLVSCLLALFVDPLYFYLPIVGGDEESLCVNGDSKLRIVVTFFRTVADLFYLLHMIIKFRTAYVAPNTRVFGRGELVMDPKKIAWRYIRSDFFIDLIATLPLPQIVIWFIIPAARSRTTDHKNNALALIVLLQYIPRLYLIFPLSSEIIKAAGVVTRTAWAGAVYNLLLYMLASHVLGAAWYLLSVDRYKSCWKSNCREENDPIKCFLSYLDCDTFNHGDRKTWANSTSVFKNCDPSNNNFDYGIFEDAVSKKVVSSNFIEKYFYCLWWGLQQLSSYGQNLSTSTYIGETSFAILISILGLVLFAHLIGNMQTYLQSLTVRLEEWRLKRRDTEEWMRHRQLPEDLKRQVRRFVQYKWLATRGVHEESILGGLPADLRRDIQRHLCLDLVLRVPFFSQMDDQLLDAICERLVSSLSTAGTYIVREGDPVTEMLFVIRGRLESSTTNGGRTGFFNSITLIPGDFCGEELLAWALHPKSSLNLPSSTRTVRALNEVEAFALRAEDLKFVANQFRRLHSKRLQHTFRYHSHHWRTWAACFIQAAWLRHKRRMMENNLTISESFALDGKETNETGQREGDHFSDGPSSQAKMNLGVTILASRFAANTRRGAQKIKDAEMPKLRKPDEPDFFADDE